AAAGTTATTTGATTGAATAGCTTACCGTTGTGGTAAACGGTCCTCAGCTGGTTGTCAGCAAGCACACTTTGGTCTTCGCGAACCGTGGTATAAACGCCATCTTTTAAAATCAGTGCTAATCGACCGGCTTTGGATTTTTTACCTGGGTCAGTAATTGGATCTTTAAAAATGTCTCGCCAGCCATTTTGATCTTCAATGGCAGAAGCTTTCATAGCAAAACGCTGGGTATCTCGGTTTACTTTTTGCAGTAATTCGGCACCCATACCAAACGTTAGGTTGGCGGCGCTTAAACCACGTTGTTTCATTGACTCTAAAATGCAGCGAATCGTTTCAGGTGAAACACCATCGCCTTGGATTAGGCGAATAAACTTAGGTAGTAATTTATAGCCTTTGCTATTAGTGGTGTAACCGAAGATATCCATCAGCTTTTCCACTGCTTCAGGCACCAAAGACACTGGGTTGCCAGAATCTGGGCGAACCACCAGTGTACCGCCGCTGTTGATAACTTGTTCTTTTAACGATTTGCCCCAGATGTTATCAATCGCATTCCACAAGTCGTAGGAATCACTGACCACGGCAACCAGTTTTCCTTCGCCACCAAATTGCTTGAGCATATTGGCATAGGCATCTTGTTCGCCTTCGCGGCCCCAACTGGTAATGGTGCTGTGTTCGGCAGCCGGAATCGAAAACCCAGCCATTGGCTCGTCATAGTAACGGCGAGCAGCCATGACACCGGATAAATTATCGCTGCCCATAAAGCTCACTAGATGGGCGATGCCACCTAAAGCAGATGCTTCTTCAGAGCTAGCACCGCGGGCACCAAAATCATGCAGTTTGAACGCCAGATCGTCACTGTTTTCGGCGGTTGACTGTAAATAGCTGTCAATGGTGTCTTTGCAGTAATGAGAAATGGTTGCAACGGTGGTGGGATACCACACCGCGCGGATCAAAGCGGTTTCGATATAGCTGGTGAGCCAGGCGCTATCAGGGTCGGTATTAATTACCTGAACCAGCACATTACTGACAGGTACCAGTTCGCCTTCTGCTACTGCTTGAATTTCAAGCGGTAAGTAACCCTGATGCTGATCAATGATTCGCTGCCAGCCTGCCGTATTGAACGGGACACCATGCAGCTGACAAACTTCTACTGCTTCATCCAAGTCTTGTTGAGTGACTGGCTTGCTTAGATATTGTTTTAAAAACATCTGCAAACCGAAAAACAGCGTAGCTGGGTACTTACCGCCTCTGGACTCTATATAGCTGGAAATTCTACCAATCCCATGTGGGTATTGCAGGTAGTGAGAAGTTTTGTAGGAGTCTGTATTCAGTATCAGATTATGCATTTTGGCTCTGCTGAGGCTACTGCTCGATGGCAATAGTTAGCTAACAGTTATCTGGCGTATCACGAAAAATAAGGGGGTGGATGGTCTACCTATGCGGTGACAGAGTCAAATCTGCCAGATGAGCCAGATCAACGGAATCAGCATTCCCCTTGAGTGCGCAAAGTTTGCAAAACCTTGTTAGTGTAAATCTTGGCGCAAAGCTCGATGGGATAGTCTGTGTAGCGAGACGTGATAGCTAAAAGAAGCAATCAAAAATAAGCTTTAGCAAGTGACTGAATTATTGAGTTAGACAAAGAAAAAGGAGCCTGGCAGGGCTCCTTTTTAATTCGATCTGGCAAGGGACTAATCGATTACTTTAATCCACTGTAATAAGCAGCCAAATTTTTGATATCTGCATCGCTTAACGGTGCTGCCATGCCGTACATAGTTGCAGACTGCCCGCCTTTTCTAGATTTGTTTTTGTATGCTTTCAGTGAAGATTCAATATATGCCGCCTTCTGACCAGCCAAATTTGGGTAGGTCGGGATAGCTGAAATACCTGCAGCGCCGTGGCATGCAGCACAAATGCCTGCTTTTGCTTTACCTGCAGCAGCATCACCGGCAGCGTTTGCAATAAAAGGGGTCAAGGCCAGTGCAAGAATCATCGCAGCTTTTTTCATTCTAAAGTCTCCAATCACGGAACAAAATTCATTAATGCCGAACAGTTTAGCAATCACTATGCCAACTGCGAAGCTTATTCTAGCAAACACTTGTCCAGCTTAATGCAATGAAGTGTTCAGTGCCAGTTGAACAGTTTGACTAGTAGCTGCTTAAGTCGTTAAGCATTAATGTTGAAAAGGCGAGCAACTATTGACCGATTGCTCACCACCTAATGATATTAGTTTGAATAAAATTAGTCGGATGAATTTTCCTGATGAGATTCAGGACGGGTTGCTAAGGTATGGCGATCGGATTGCGGCAAAATCAGGTTCAACAAAATACCGACAACACCACATAAACTGATTCCGCTTAGGCTGAATTCAGCAGTGCCAACCACCATACCACCAATACCCAACACCAGAACCGTTGCAACAATGCACAAGTTACGCTGTTGAGTCAGGTCAACCTGATTCTTGACCAAGCTGCTCATGCCAATTGCTGCGATAGATCCAAACAGCAAAATAAGAATACCGCCCATTACCGGAGTAGGAATTGACTGTAGCAGTGCGCCTAACTTACCGCAGAATGCCAGTAAAATGGCGAAGCCAGCAGCCCAAGTCATAGTGACTGGGTTGAAGTTTTTGGTCAGCATTACTGCGCCGGTCACTTCTGAGTAAGTCGTGTTTGGTGGTGCACCGAGGCAAGCAGCAAAGCTGGTTGCAATGCCGTCGCCGGTTAAGGTGCGGTGTAGGCCTGGTTTTTTAACGTAATCTTTACCGGAAACATTACCAATCGCCATTACATCGCCAATGTGTTCAATCGCTGGAGCAATTGCTACTGGCAGCATGAATAAAATTGCCTGCCAGTTAAATTCTGGCGCAGTAAAATTAGGCATGGCAAACCATGCCGCTTCAGCAATTTTGCTGCCATCGAGCATGCCAAGGAATGCAGCTACAAGAGAGCCAACCAGAACGCCACACATAATTGGCATTAAGCGGAATAAGCCCTTGGCCAAAGTAGCAACGGCTAAAGTGGTTGCCAGCGCCGACATTGATACGATCAAGGCATCGTTATAAGCAAATAGTTCGAGTGAACCATCACCGGTTTTACCCATCGCCATTTGCACAGCAATCGGTGCCAAGTTTAAGCCAATCACCATAATCACTGGGCCGATGACTATTGGCGGTAAAACGCGCTCGAGCATTTTAGTTCCACGCCAGCGAACTACTTGGCCAAGGATCAGATAGACAAAACCAACTGCCATTAAACCGCCCATGGTAGAGGCAAGGCCCCATGACTGAACGCTGAAGGTAATCGGTGCAATAAAAGCAAAGGATGATGCTAAAAATACCGGCACCATTCTTTTGGTAACCAGTTGAAACAGTAAGGTGCCTGCACCTGCGCCAAACATGGCAACGCTGGGATCCAATCCAGTTAATAACGGCATTAATACCATTGCGCCAAAGGCGACAAATAGCATTTGCGAACCAGCTAATGCGTTATGGAAAGTCGAAGTGTTATTTTGTTGGCTCATAGTCTCGGTGTCTTTTGTCAATTGTTTTGGTTTGGATCGTCCACTGATCGTTATTTTGAAGATTCTGTTTTGAATCTTTCATTGATGGCAATTTTTCGGCTGATGAACGAAAAATCACTATTTTTAACTCTATAGATAGTGCGGGTACTTTTTTCAGGTTAAAAAAAACCCCGTCAACGACGGGGTTTGATAAAACGTATTACCTCGTGCCAAATATCTTGTCACCGGCGTCACCGAGCCCTGGGAGGATGTATCCCTGCTCGTTGAGGCAGTCATCGATGGCGGCGGTAAAGATTTCTACATCTGGGTGCGCTTCAACAACTTTGGCGATGCCTTCAGGTGCAGCAACCAATACCAGTGTTTTAATGTGCTTGCAGCCAGCCTTCTTTAGCATGTCGATGGTGGCAATCATGCTACCGCCAGTCGCTAGCATTGGATCGACGATTAAAGCTAGACGCTGGTCAATGTCTTTACACAGTTTTTCAAAGTAAGGTACTGGCTCAAGTGTCTCTTCGTTTCGGTAAAGGCCTACAACACTGATTCGAGCACTCGGAATTAATTGCAGTACGCCGTCCATCATGCCGATACCGGCACGCAGAATCGGAACAACGGTAACCTTCTTACCCTTGATTCTTTCTGCTTGAATAGGACCGCACCAGCCTTCCAATTCATAGGACTCTAGTTCCATGTCTTTGGTGGCTTCATAAGTTAGTAGTGCACCGACTTCGGCAGCTAACTGGCGAAAACTGCGAGTACTCAGATCTGCGCTGCGCATAATGCTTAACTTATGACGGATCAGCGGATGAGTGATTTCATTGACGCTCATATCGACCTCTGCGGTGAAAAAGATAAACCGTGGAGCGCATTTATGCGCACAAAATTCGCAGCATAGTAGCGGATTTATATCGTTTCGTCATGGCTTGGGTTTGACTCAGGTCGGTTTGTGCGTGCAATTTATATTTTTCTACTATTGACTCTTGTCACTTTTAAATCTCACCCGTATCTTAGCCCCCGATTTCTATGCCCAACCCATCTCAAGCTGCAGGATCCTGAACCCCTCATCTTGAAGTGGCTTGGTACAATGGCCGGAAGCTTTTTTTAATACAGTGATATGCTGTGAGCTCTGGAAGCTAAAATGCCTTGGGTCCCTTGCTACTTAAATATGTAGTCAGGTCCTTATTAATACTGGTGGTGATGATGTCTAATCCGGATTTGCAAGAGATTCGCAAGATTTACCAAGAAGCTGATCAGTTATGCAGTGCTGAGCAGGTCGATACGGCAATTACCGAAATGTCGGTAAAAATCAGCGAGCGTTTGCAAGATGCCAACCCACTGGCGCTTTGTGTTATGAACGGCGGCTTGATTTTTTCTGGTAAATTGCTGGCACAATTAGATTTCCCGTTGCAATTGGGTTATCTGCATGCAACACGTTATGGCGATAAAACCGTCGGTACAGAGTTGGACTGGAAAGTTCGTCCTCTAGTTGACTTTAAAGATCGTACGTTGCTGATTTTGGATGATATTCTCGATGAAGGTCATACATTAGCGGCAATTGTTGATTATTGCTTGCAAGAAGGTGCTAAAGAAGTACTGACCGCAGTATTGATCGATAAGCAGCACGACCGGAAAGCGCGCCCAGATATGAAATGTGATTTTATCGGACTTGAAGTTGAAGATCGATTTGTTTTCGGTGCCGGTATGGATTACCAGGGGTATTGGAGAAATGCGCCGGGCATTTTTGCAGTAAAGGGTTTGTAATCGGCAGAATTAAATTAAAGATCGGCTGTTGGCGTTTCGCTAGCAGCCGATTTTTTTTGCCTGAAATAAACTGGCCAACAAATTGGATTTGTAACAGGTTTTTCTTGAGTAAATTTACTTGTGTTGACGATTATTATTTTCATCAGTTTCATTGAGTTGCAGGAATCAGCCTGGCTGGCTATTTGTCTAGTACAAGTAAATGATGTGAATCAATTAATTCAGCCGCTGAATAAATATGCCGTCAAGATTGATTTATGTCTGGCTTTGGGTTGATTAATATGTGGCTTGTGACATAAATTGATTCAGTGCTGCAATGATTTGGTTTTGATTTTATTGGGTTATTTGAATCGGCAGATGATATCAAGCGCTACTGGATAACTTTTTCTTTGTAAGTGATGTTTCGCTAATTGCTTATTACTATTGATTAAAGTTGTTAGGTGATCTGTTGGTTATCTAGCGTAGCATCGAAAATTTTAGCAAATGAATTCATATCTATATCTTTTCGATATTGATTCCATTTAAGAATCGACGTTATATTCAGGCACCCGCTTTTTGCGATTACCAATATTGCACTGTCAGTACTGTATTTGAAGCAATCTTTGTCAGTTGCCCCAAGGTCAATATCGACTGAGGGTGACCTACCGCCGTTAATATTTGGGTAGCGTCTGGGCAACTGAATATTTGAACTAAAACAATAGATTTCACGCAATCTAATGCTGTTGAAATCGGGAGCAACATCACGATGAAAAAAGTGAATCCATTGAAGGCGCTAGCCATAGCCGCAGTACCAGCAATTGTACTGGCACTTTCTCCTGCCGCACACGCGGCAAAAGTACCTGCCGGAGCCAAGTTAGCCGATCAACAAACTCTGGTTCGAGGTAATGGCACAGAGCCTGCTTCTTTGGATCCACAAAAAGTGGAAGGCGTTCCTGGTTCTAACGTTACTAAAGATATGTTTGAAGGCTTAGTCACTCAAGATGCTGACGGTAATACCATTCCAGGTCAGGCAGAAAGCTGGACGGTTTCTGAAGATAACAAGGTTTTCACCTTTAAAATTCGTGATAACGCTAACTGGTCAAATGGCGAGCCGGTCACCGCACACGATTTTGTATTTGGTTTCCAGCGTGCGGTAGATCCTGCGACCGCATCTCGTTATGCATGGTTTATGGAAATTCCAACCATTGTTAATGCATCGAGCATTATTAATGGTAAAGCAGCTGTTGATTCGCTGGGCGTTAAAGCGATTGATAGCAAAACCTTTGAAGTAACGCTAGAGCAAGCGGTTCCTTACTTCATTAAAATGTTAGCGCATCAAACGATGTTCCCAGTACCGCAAAAAGTAGTCGAGAAACACGGCGACCGCTGGACTCGTGTTGAAAATATTGTTTCTAACGGCGCTTTTGTTTTAAACCAATGGGTAGTTAACGAGCGGATTGTTTTAAAAAGAAACCCTAACTACTGGAACAATAAAGAAACGGTGATTAATCAGGTGACTTATTTGCCAATCGTTTCTGAAACAGCTGAGCTGAATCGTTATAAAGCAAATGAGCTGGATATGACCCATGGTATTCCGCCTAAGCATTTTACTTCATTAAAAAAGAAGATTCCTGCTGAAATCAAAATTACTCCACAGTTAGGTACTTACTACTACGAATTTAATACCAAGGTTAAGCCATTTGATGATGTGCGGGTTCGTAAGGCGCTGTCTTATGCGATTAACCGCGATGCAATCACCAGAAGCATTACCAAGCGTGGTGAAATTCCAGCTTATACCTTCACTCCTGAAGCGGTTGCAGGATTTACTCCACCAAAAACTGACTACAGCCAGTGGACTCAAAAAGAGCGCATGAAAAAAGCACATCAGCTGTTAAAAGAAGCTGGCTACAGCAAGAGTAATCCGCTGGAGTTAAACTTGTTATATAACACCAGCGAAGCGCATAAAGATGTTGCGGTTGCGGTTTCTTATATGTGGAAAGCACTGGGTGTTAAAACCACCTTGGAAAATATGGAATGGAAAACCTTCCTCGATGTAAGAAACGACGGTAAATTCCAAGTGACCCGTGCCGGTTGGTTAGGTGATTATAATGAGCCGTCAACCATGCTCGATTTGAAAACCACCACTCACGGCCAGAATGACGGTAAGTATTCTAACGCTCGCTATGATGAAATTATGAAGTTATCACGAGTGGTTACTTCCGATGTCGAGCGTGAAAAGCTGTACATTGAAGCCGAACAAATTCTTGCCGCAGAAATGCCTTTGGCACCTATCTATCAATATGTAACAGGACGTTTGGTTAAGCCACATGTTGGTGGCTACCCAATGAATAACGTAGAAGACAACATTTATAGCCGGGATTTGTACATTACCCAGTAATTGTTTTCTGTTTTATTTGTCGATAAAAAACCAGGCCTGGTCTGTAACCTTCGTTAACTAAATAGTGTTAATAGAAGTGCAGCCAGGCTTTGGCTTTAATCAGGGTTTTAAAATAGCCATCTATGTTGAAATTTATAATCAAACGGTTAGCAATTGCGATACCGACACTTTTTATTCTGGTGACCTTGTCATTCTTTTTAATGCAAGCCGCACCAGGCAGCCCCTTTACCGGTGATTTTAATATGCCACCGGAAATTCTTGCCAATTTACAGGCGAAATATCATTTAAATGAACCTTTGTGGAAACAGTATTTAATCTATATTTGGGACTTACTGCAAGGTGACCTAGGCCCATCATTTAAGTATAAAGATTATTCGGTTAACGAATTAGTTGCTCAAAGTTTTCCTGTTTCTTTAACCATCGGCTCGCTGGCATTTGTTTTGACAGTAATTTGCGGCGTTAGCATGGGTACCTTAGCGGCGCTGCGGCAGAATACTTGGGTCGATTACTTCGTCATGACCTTTGCCATGCTCGGTGTTGTGCTGCCTTCATTTGTTATAGCGCCGGTATTGGTGTTGGTGTTTTCAGTTAGTTTGCAATGGCTACCGGCTGGTGGCTGGAATGATGGAAGCGCAGCCAATCTGGTATTGCCGGTAATTGCGATGGCAATTATGTATATGGCATCAATTGCCCGGATTATGCGCTCCAGCATGATTGAAACTTTAAACAGTAATTTTATTCGCACCTGCCATGCCAAAGGTTTGCCGCGGCGTTATATTTTACTGCGCCATGCGTTAAAGCCTGCATTGTTGCCAGTGGTTTCTTTTCTCGGCCCGGCATTTGTCGGCATTATCACCGGCTCGGTGGTCATTGAAACGGTATTTGGCTTACCCGGAATCGGCCAGCATTTTGTTAACGGTGCTTTAAATCGTGATTACTCGTTGGTGTTGGGCCTGACGATTATTATCGGTGCTCTGACAATCTTGTTCACTGCAATTGTCGACATCCTCTACGGACTGATCGATCCAAAGATTCGTCTTAAGGGATAATTCATGACATTAATTAAAAAAGAAACTGCCGAGGCGGTCGAAAACTTCTCCAGCAAACTGGCAGATAATGGTGGCGCAGTTGATCATTCGTTAGATATCGAAGGTCGCAGCTTATGGGCAGATGCCC
Above is a genomic segment from Pelagibaculum spongiae containing:
- a CDS encoding nicotinate phosphoribosyltransferase; this translates as MHNLILNTDSYKTSHYLQYPHGIGRISSYIESRGGKYPATLFFGLQMFLKQYLSKPVTQQDLDEAVEVCQLHGVPFNTAGWQRIIDQHQGYLPLEIQAVAEGELVPVSNVLVQVINTDPDSAWLTSYIETALIRAVWYPTTVATISHYCKDTIDSYLQSTAENSDDLAFKLHDFGARGASSEEASALGGIAHLVSFMGSDNLSGVMAARRYYDEPMAGFSIPAAEHSTITSWGREGEQDAYANMLKQFGGEGKLVAVVSDSYDLWNAIDNIWGKSLKEQVINSGGTLVVRPDSGNPVSLVPEAVEKLMDIFGYTTNSKGYKLLPKFIRLIQGDGVSPETIRCILESMKQRGLSAANLTFGMGAELLQKVNRDTQRFAMKASAIEDQNGWRDIFKDPITDPGKKSKAGRLALILKDGVYTTVREDQSVLADNQLRTVYHNGKLFNQITFSDVRKRAASK
- a CDS encoding c-type cytochrome, which gives rise to MKKAAMILALALTPFIANAAGDAAAGKAKAGICAACHGAAGISAIPTYPNLAGQKAAYIESSLKAYKNKSRKGGQSATMYGMAAPLSDADIKNLAAYYSGLK
- a CDS encoding uracil-xanthine permease family protein; its protein translation is MSQQNNTSTFHNALAGSQMLFVAFGAMVLMPLLTGLDPSVAMFGAGAGTLLFQLVTKRMVPVFLASSFAFIAPITFSVQSWGLASTMGGLMAVGFVYLILGQVVRWRGTKMLERVLPPIVIGPVIMVIGLNLAPIAVQMAMGKTGDGSLELFAYNDALIVSMSALATTLAVATLAKGLFRLMPIMCGVLVGSLVAAFLGMLDGSKIAEAAWFAMPNFTAPEFNWQAILFMLPVAIAPAIEHIGDVMAIGNVSGKDYVKKPGLHRTLTGDGIATSFAACLGAPPNTTYSEVTGAVMLTKNFNPVTMTWAAGFAILLAFCGKLGALLQSIPTPVMGGILILLFGSIAAIGMSSLVKNQVDLTQQRNLCIVATVLVLGIGGMVVGTAEFSLSGISLCGVVGILLNLILPQSDRHTLATRPESHQENSSD
- the upp gene encoding uracil phosphoribosyltransferase; translated protein: MSVNEITHPLIRHKLSIMRSADLSTRSFRQLAAEVGALLTYEATKDMELESYELEGWCGPIQAERIKGKKVTVVPILRAGIGMMDGVLQLIPSARISVVGLYRNEETLEPVPYFEKLCKDIDQRLALIVDPMLATGGSMIATIDMLKKAGCKHIKTLVLVAAPEGIAKVVEAHPDVEIFTAAIDDCLNEQGYILPGLGDAGDKIFGTR
- a CDS encoding hypoxanthine-guanine phosphoribosyltransferase; its protein translation is MSNPDLQEIRKIYQEADQLCSAEQVDTAITEMSVKISERLQDANPLALCVMNGGLIFSGKLLAQLDFPLQLGYLHATRYGDKTVGTELDWKVRPLVDFKDRTLLILDDILDEGHTLAAIVDYCLQEGAKEVLTAVLIDKQHDRKARPDMKCDFIGLEVEDRFVFGAGMDYQGYWRNAPGIFAVKGL
- a CDS encoding peptide ABC transporter substrate-binding protein, translated to MKKVNPLKALAIAAVPAIVLALSPAAHAAKVPAGAKLADQQTLVRGNGTEPASLDPQKVEGVPGSNVTKDMFEGLVTQDADGNTIPGQAESWTVSEDNKVFTFKIRDNANWSNGEPVTAHDFVFGFQRAVDPATASRYAWFMEIPTIVNASSIINGKAAVDSLGVKAIDSKTFEVTLEQAVPYFIKMLAHQTMFPVPQKVVEKHGDRWTRVENIVSNGAFVLNQWVVNERIVLKRNPNYWNNKETVINQVTYLPIVSETAELNRYKANELDMTHGIPPKHFTSLKKKIPAEIKITPQLGTYYYEFNTKVKPFDDVRVRKALSYAINRDAITRSITKRGEIPAYTFTPEAVAGFTPPKTDYSQWTQKERMKKAHQLLKEAGYSKSNPLELNLLYNTSEAHKDVAVAVSYMWKALGVKTTLENMEWKTFLDVRNDGKFQVTRAGWLGDYNEPSTMLDLKTTTHGQNDGKYSNARYDEIMKLSRVVTSDVEREKLYIEAEQILAAEMPLAPIYQYVTGRLVKPHVGGYPMNNVEDNIYSRDLYITQ
- the oppB gene encoding oligopeptide ABC transporter permease OppB, which encodes MLKFIIKRLAIAIPTLFILVTLSFFLMQAAPGSPFTGDFNMPPEILANLQAKYHLNEPLWKQYLIYIWDLLQGDLGPSFKYKDYSVNELVAQSFPVSLTIGSLAFVLTVICGVSMGTLAALRQNTWVDYFVMTFAMLGVVLPSFVIAPVLVLVFSVSLQWLPAGGWNDGSAANLVLPVIAMAIMYMASIARIMRSSMIETLNSNFIRTCHAKGLPRRYILLRHALKPALLPVVSFLGPAFVGIITGSVVIETVFGLPGIGQHFVNGALNRDYSLVLGLTIIIGALTILFTAIVDILYGLIDPKIRLKG